The genomic interval GTGGCCGCCGACTTCGTGGTCGGCAACGTCGTAGGCGCACCTCGACCGCCGTGGACCGCGGTACAGGTCGAGATCCGCCGCAACCTGCCGATCTCGGACGTACTGGACGAGTGGGAGACCATCGGACCGCAGCTGGAGAAGCTCATCGTCGACGGCACCACCTCCCACCCGCTGGTCTGCAACCCGTACGTCGACGCCGCCGTCCACGAAGCCGACCTGCACGGCGCAATCGGCAGCGGACGGCCGCCCATCGAGCTCTGGCTCGCCACACTGGACTGGATGCTCGACGAGCCAGGTCCATTGACCGTCATCACGCCGGACGGCACCTACTCCGCGGGCACAGAGGGTCCTAGCGCAGTCGCCCGCACCAGCTCCTACGAACTGTTCCGGGCCGTGTTCGGACGCCGCAGTACCGCGCAGATCCTGGACTGGGAGTGGGACGGACACGCCACCACCTGGAGCGCCCATCTCGCGATGCTCCCGCAGACGTCGGTGCCGCTGAACGACTGATATGTAGCGGCTTTCTGTCAATGGGCAGGGTGAGGCGCCCGTCCGTGGTGTGGGCGGGCGCCTCTGGCTTTGTCGGCCGGTTGGTGGTGAGCGTGTCGTTGGCGACGCGCGGTCAGACTGATATGCGCGGATTGGTTACCGCAGGACGGGGTGTTCGGCAGGAGCTGGCCGCGTGTCTAGAGTCGAGCGTCGCCTGGTTGGTTCGGGCTGCTCATAGTCGTTTCGCGGGTCGCTCCACGCGCTGCTTCCACCACGCTGGTCGACGAAGCCGGCTTGTGGGCGGGGTTATTCCTCGAGCACGGCCAGGGACCAGCACCAGCCGGCCAGCTCGCGGGCGATCGCGACGTTGGCGATCACGTGCCGTTTGTGGCGGTCCTGGAAGACGTTCCAGCGGGCGTGCAGGCGGCGGTTGCCGGCGTCACCGCGAGCACGAGCGGCCGGGGAGGCAAGCTCCCAGCGGTCGCGCATGGTCTTGCCGGCGACGTAGCGGGCGCGGTGGTGCCAGGCGGCCTCGATCAGGAGTCGGCGGACGTGGGTGTTGCCGGTCTTGGTGATCGGTCCTTGGACCCGGGACTGGCCGGAGGAGTACTCCGAGGGGACGAGACCGACGAACGCGCCGATGGTGTTGCCGGTGAACCGGTGCCAGTCACCGATCTCGACGGCCAGCGCGAACCCGGTCAGGGTGCCGATCCCACGCAGACACCCCAGCCGCCGCAGGAGCGGGGTGAACTCCGACGTCGCGGCGAGCTGGGTAATGGCGGTGTCGAGCCGGTCGCGGCGGGCCTGGACGGTCAGTACGGCGTCGTAGTCGGACTCGAACGTCGTCTGCAGCACAGGTGAGTCGAGCCGTTGTCGGCCGATCTGGCGCAGCCATGCGTCGTGGGCTCCGGTCCATGCCTGCCCGCCGGAGTAGACGATGC from Kribbella sp. NBC_00709 carries:
- a CDS encoding IS110 family transposase, which codes for MFIERTSVGLDVHARSVVAAAIDGVTGELVQTRLTPSHEDIRSWLGRLEGPVAVAYEAGPTGFGLARSLAAAGVRCEVVAPSKLQRPAGDRVKTDAKDAVHLARLLRLDEYVAVSIPTVEQETARDLVRAREDARGDLMRARHRLSKLLLRQGIVYSGGQAWTGAHDAWLRQIGRQRLDSPVLQTTFESDYDAVLTVQARRDRLDTAITQLAATSEFTPLLRRLGCLRGIGTLTGFALAVEIGDWHRFTGNTIGAFVGLVPSEYSSGQSRVQGPITKTGNTHVRRLLIEAAWHHRARYVAGKTMRDRWELASPAARARGDAGNRRLHARWNVFQDRHKRHVIANVAIARELAGWCWSLAVLEE
- a CDS encoding maleylpyruvate isomerase family mycothiol-dependent enzyme, encoding MDPTRSAELYHAGRERMVDAVRDLSPDDLDRQVPACPQWSVHSLVSHLTGVAADFVVGNVVGAPRPPWTAVQVEIRRNLPISDVLDEWETIGPQLEKLIVDGTTSHPLVCNPYVDAAVHEADLHGAIGSGRPPIELWLATLDWMLDEPGPLTVITPDGTYSAGTEGPSAVARTSSYELFRAVFGRRSTAQILDWEWDGHATTWSAHLAMLPQTSVPLND